A region from the Gemmatimonadota bacterium genome encodes:
- a CDS encoding peptide MFS transporter, giving the protein MSQTQTHLQAPGEKQFFGHPRGLATLFFTEMWERFSYYGLRGLLVLFLTAALADGGFAFADSTAGAILGLYTASVYLLSLPGGWIADRILGQRSAVFWGGVVIAAGHFTMALGSKVLFFVGLCLVAVGTGLLKPNVSAIVGELYSDRGARRDAGFSIFYMGINLGAFLGPIICGYLGENINWHLGFGAAGVGMLAGLIQYRMGDAYLKEAGLLQEDALDKRSGAIRALIAGVAVVTVITVLLWLLNRAGTVNVTIEAIAGGAGVTIVSIAVLYFAYLMAMGGLAADEKKRVTYIFILFIGAAMFWAGFEQAASTLNLFAERLTDRTIGSWEMPTSWLQSVNALFIILLAPVVGSLWVRLDERNPSIPVKFGWGLVLLGVGFFVLAWGASFATPENPVSPMWLVVTYFFHTVGELALSPVGLSSVTKLAPHRLVGQMMGVWFMGTSLGNLIAGMAAGQLESLSPPTLFTTVGAIAAGAGLVYFVFHRPIKHLGPDVK; this is encoded by the coding sequence ATGAGCCAGACCCAGACCCACCTGCAGGCCCCCGGCGAGAAACAGTTCTTCGGGCACCCCCGGGGGCTCGCCACGCTGTTCTTCACCGAGATGTGGGAGCGCTTCTCGTACTACGGGCTGCGTGGTCTGCTGGTCCTGTTCCTGACCGCGGCCCTCGCCGACGGTGGGTTCGCCTTCGCCGACTCCACGGCGGGCGCCATCCTGGGGCTCTACACGGCGTCGGTCTACCTGCTCTCGCTGCCGGGCGGGTGGATCGCCGACCGCATCCTGGGCCAGCGCTCAGCGGTGTTCTGGGGAGGCGTGGTCATCGCGGCCGGCCACTTCACCATGGCGCTGGGAAGCAAGGTGCTGTTCTTCGTGGGCCTGTGCCTGGTGGCAGTGGGCACGGGGCTGCTCAAGCCCAACGTGAGCGCCATCGTGGGAGAGCTGTATTCCGACCGGGGCGCACGTCGCGACGCCGGTTTCTCGATCTTCTACATGGGCATCAATCTGGGCGCCTTCCTCGGTCCGATCATCTGCGGCTATCTGGGCGAGAACATCAACTGGCACCTGGGTTTCGGCGCCGCCGGCGTCGGCATGCTGGCGGGTCTGATCCAGTACAGAATGGGCGATGCCTACCTGAAGGAGGCGGGGCTGCTGCAGGAGGACGCCCTCGACAAGCGCTCGGGCGCCATCCGGGCGCTCATCGCGGGCGTGGCCGTGGTGACGGTGATCACGGTGCTGCTGTGGCTCCTGAACCGGGCCGGCACCGTGAACGTGACCATCGAGGCGATCGCGGGCGGAGCAGGCGTGACCATCGTCTCGATCGCGGTGCTGTACTTCGCCTACCTGATGGCGATGGGCGGGCTCGCCGCCGACGAGAAGAAGCGCGTCACGTACATCTTCATCCTGTTCATTGGCGCCGCCATGTTCTGGGCCGGCTTCGAGCAGGCGGCCTCCACGCTCAACCTGTTCGCGGAGCGCCTCACCGACCGTACGATCGGCTCGTGGGAGATGCCCACCAGTTGGCTCCAGTCGGTCAACGCGCTGTTCATCATCCTGCTCGCTCCCGTCGTCGGCTCCTTGTGGGTGCGGCTCGACGAGCGGAATCCGTCCATTCCGGTGAAGTTCGGGTGGGGCCTCGTGTTGCTCGGCGTTGGGTTCTTCGTGCTGGCCTGGGGTGCCAGCTTCGCGACGCCCGAGAACCCCGTCAGCCCCATGTGGCTGGTGGTCACCTATTTCTTCCACACGGTGGGTGAGCTGGCGTTGAGCCCGGTAGGGCTGTCCAGCGTCACCAAGCTGGCGCCGCACCGCCTGGTGGGTCAGATGATGGGTGTGTGGTTCATGGGGACGTCGCTCGGCAATCTGATCGCCGGGATGGCAGCCGGTCAGTTGGAGAGCCTCTCTCCGCCGACCCTCTTCACCACGGTGGGCGCCATCGCCGCCGGTGCGGGCCTGGTCTACTTCGTCTTCCATCGCCCGATCAAGCATCTGGGCCCGGACGTGAAGTAG
- a CDS encoding DUF2177 family protein: MRPEVRWGAALAFYLIYLGGVLLLAVVPAVAEQSLQRALLNGAVLGLVAYAAYDLTNLATLRGFPAGLVPVDLVWGTVLTAAVAAVGFGVATWTTAG; encoded by the coding sequence ATGCGGCCTGAGGTGCGCTGGGGCGCCGCGCTGGCGTTCTACCTGATCTACCTGGGGGGCGTTCTGCTGTTGGCTGTCGTCCCGGCCGTCGCGGAGCAGTCGCTGCAGCGGGCGCTGCTGAACGGGGCCGTGCTGGGCCTGGTGGCCTACGCCGCCTACGACCTCACCAATCTGGCCACGCTCCGCGGCTTCCCTGCCGGCCTGGTTCCGGTGGACCTGGTATGGGGCACCGTGCTCACCGCGGCGGTGGCCGCGGTGGGGTTCGGAGTGGCGACCTGGACGACCGCGGGCTGA
- a CDS encoding amidohydrolase family protein has protein sequence MRPSLVLALLAFGSVADLAAQRPTTPTIPPPSIIEYKPHSTLVVPEHPVPRARFPAVDFHGHPPLLDNQAAIEEVVGAMDALNLQVMVQARGTSGERLTRQIAAVKAAGYEDRFVFFTTVDLRNVGPGSGARIAAQLEADVRAGAVGIGEINKGFGLGTNKADGTRLALDDPELDVVWETAGRLGIPVFIHTGDPAEFFEALDFTNERWLEMALFPNRQFNDRSRYPTFDDLMAERDRLLAKHPNTTWVVAHMSWYANDLGRLGALFDRFPNVHTELGAVLYDLGRQPRFAREFFTKYKDRILFGKDSFAPDEYPYYWRVFETEDEYFDYYRDYHAFWKLYGIGLPDDVLKAVYYGNALRIIPRMPTGGFPR, from the coding sequence ATGCGCCCGTCCCTCGTCCTCGCCCTGCTCGCGTTCGGCTCCGTCGCCGATCTGGCCGCGCAGCGGCCCACCACGCCCACGATACCACCCCCGAGCATCATCGAGTACAAGCCGCACTCGACGTTGGTGGTCCCCGAGCATCCGGTGCCGCGCGCCAGGTTCCCCGCCGTCGACTTCCACGGGCATCCGCCACTGCTGGACAACCAGGCGGCCATCGAAGAGGTGGTGGGCGCCATGGACGCGCTCAATCTCCAGGTGATGGTCCAGGCACGCGGCACGTCGGGCGAGCGTCTCACCCGTCAGATCGCCGCGGTGAAAGCTGCAGGCTACGAGGATCGTTTCGTCTTCTTCACCACCGTCGATCTGCGCAACGTGGGACCGGGATCGGGAGCTCGCATCGCAGCCCAGCTCGAGGCCGACGTGCGCGCGGGCGCCGTCGGAATCGGCGAGATCAACAAGGGTTTCGGGCTGGGTACCAATAAGGCGGATGGCACCCGTTTGGCGCTGGACGACCCGGAGCTGGACGTGGTGTGGGAAACGGCAGGCCGCCTCGGGATCCCCGTGTTCATCCACACGGGCGATCCGGCCGAGTTCTTCGAAGCGTTGGACTTCACCAACGAGCGTTGGCTGGAGATGGCGCTGTTCCCCAACCGGCAGTTCAACGACCGCTCGCGTTACCCCACCTTCGACGATCTGATGGCAGAGCGCGACCGACTGCTGGCCAAGCATCCCAACACCACGTGGGTGGTGGCCCACATGAGTTGGTACGCGAACGACCTGGGAAGGCTGGGAGCGCTGTTCGACCGCTTCCCCAACGTGCACACCGAGCTGGGCGCGGTGCTCTACGACCTGGGGCGGCAGCCGCGCTTCGCGCGGGAGTTCTTCACCAAGTACAAGGACCGCATCCTGTTCGGGAAAGACTCCTTCGCACCGGACGAGTATCCCTACTACTGGCGGGTGTTCGAGACCGAAGACGAGTACTTCGACTACTACCGCGACTATCACGCCTTCTGGAAGCTGTACGGCATCGGCCTCCCGGACGACGTGCTCAAGGCCGTCTACTACGGCAACGCACTGCGCATCATTCCCCGCATGCCCACGGGGGGCTTCCCGCGCTGA